One stretch of Trueperaceae bacterium DNA includes these proteins:
- a CDS encoding EamA family transporter has product MRTAAPASAAPGAPAVGGYWLVASAAVLWALLGVFSQRLLASGVPATEVAFWRAALASPLFLAHAARTRALRVRPRDLPAVVGFALVGVTLFYASLNLAIDAGGVSLAFVLLYTAPAFVALLAAALLGERLTRLKGALVALSVVGVALVSASGGAGVRPSPAAVAWGLAAGLSYSSYYLFGKWALRRYAPATVFAYVMPVGALGLLPLVRFEAVEAGGGAWLDLALMAVLSTYVAYFVYYTGLRSVEASRAVLVATLEPVLATLLAAALFGERLGALGVLGGLLVLAAAVLASAPGVPRALVGRRPR; this is encoded by the coding sequence CTGAGGACGGCCGCCCCCGCGTCCGCGGCGCCAGGCGCGCCCGCGGTCGGCGGCTACTGGCTCGTCGCTTCGGCCGCCGTCCTGTGGGCGCTGCTGGGCGTGTTCTCCCAGCGCCTGCTGGCGTCGGGCGTGCCGGCCACCGAGGTCGCGTTCTGGCGCGCGGCGCTGGCCTCGCCGCTCTTCCTGGCGCACGCGGCCCGCACGCGGGCGCTGCGCGTGCGTCCGCGCGACCTGCCCGCCGTGGTCGGCTTCGCCCTCGTCGGGGTGACGCTGTTCTACGCCAGCCTGAACCTGGCGATCGACGCGGGCGGCGTGAGCCTGGCGTTCGTGCTGCTCTACACGGCCCCCGCCTTCGTGGCGCTGCTCGCCGCGGCGCTGCTCGGCGAGAGGCTGACCCGCCTCAAGGGCGCGCTCGTGGCGCTGTCGGTCGTCGGGGTCGCGCTGGTGAGCGCCTCCGGCGGCGCAGGGGTGCGCCCGTCGCCGGCGGCCGTGGCGTGGGGACTCGCCGCCGGCCTGTCGTACTCGAGCTACTACCTCTTCGGCAAGTGGGCGCTGCGCCGCTACGCGCCCGCCACGGTGTTCGCCTACGTCATGCCCGTCGGCGCCCTCGGCCTGCTGCCCCTCGTGCGATTCGAGGCCGTGGAGGCGGGCGGCGGCGCCTGGCTCGACCTGGCTCTGATGGCCGTGCTCTCGACGTACGTGGCCTACTTCGTCTACTACACGGGCCTGCGGTCCGTGGAGGCGTCGCGCGCCGTGCTCGTCGCCACGCTCGAGCCGGTGCTGGCGACGCTGCTCGCCGCGGCCCTGTTCGGCGAGCGGCTCGGGGCGCTGGGCGTGCTGGGCGGGCTGCTCGTCCTCGCCGCCGCCGTCCTCGCCTCTGCCCCTGGCGTCCCGCGGGCCCTTGTCGGGCGCCGGCCGCGGTGA
- a CDS encoding argininosuccinate synthase produces the protein MITRMKQGGKHVGKVVLAYSGGLDTSVILHWLKATYGAEVVAFTADIGQGDEVQEAKAKALRTGASAAYADDLREEFVRDYVFPVLRSGAVYEGYYLLGTSFARPLIAKRMIAIAEAEGADAVAHGATGKGNDQVRFELSAYALKPDVKVIAPWREWDLKGREDCIAYAKAHGIDVPVTKEKPYSMDANAYHISYEGGVLEDPWAAPPKGMWRRTVDPEDAPDEPEEVVVAFEHGTPVALNGERLSPYALLERANEVAGRHGVGRVDIVENRFVGMKSRGCYETPGGTLLFHAHKAVESLTLDRQVLQLRDELVPKYAAAVYNGFWFSPEREALQRLMDDVQAPVTGEARLRLYKGSVTVTGRRSPNSLYRQDVVTFEEDDVYDQADADGFIKLNALRLRIRTQLAQARSAAASADEAAEAAPVAEVS, from the coding sequence ATGATCACCAGGATGAAGCAGGGCGGCAAGCACGTCGGCAAGGTGGTGCTCGCCTACTCGGGCGGGCTCGACACCTCGGTCATCCTCCACTGGCTCAAGGCCACCTACGGCGCCGAGGTCGTCGCCTTCACCGCCGACATCGGCCAGGGCGACGAGGTGCAGGAGGCCAAGGCCAAGGCGCTGCGCACCGGCGCCAGCGCCGCCTACGCCGACGACCTCCGCGAGGAGTTCGTCCGCGACTACGTGTTCCCGGTGCTGCGGTCGGGGGCGGTCTACGAGGGCTACTACCTGCTCGGCACTTCCTTCGCCCGGCCGCTGATCGCCAAGCGGATGATCGCGATCGCCGAGGCCGAGGGCGCCGACGCCGTCGCTCACGGCGCGACCGGCAAGGGCAACGACCAGGTGCGCTTCGAGCTCTCGGCCTACGCGCTCAAGCCGGACGTCAAGGTCATCGCGCCGTGGCGCGAGTGGGACCTCAAGGGCCGCGAGGACTGCATCGCCTACGCGAAGGCGCACGGCATCGACGTGCCCGTGACCAAGGAGAAGCCGTACTCGATGGACGCGAACGCCTACCACATCAGCTACGAGGGCGGCGTCCTCGAGGACCCCTGGGCCGCGCCGCCCAAGGGCATGTGGCGCCGCACCGTGGACCCGGAGGACGCCCCCGACGAGCCCGAGGAGGTCGTCGTGGCGTTCGAGCACGGCACGCCCGTGGCGCTGAACGGCGAGCGCCTCTCGCCCTACGCGCTGCTCGAGAGGGCCAACGAGGTCGCCGGCCGGCACGGCGTGGGGCGCGTGGACATCGTCGAGAACCGGTTCGTGGGCATGAAGTCGCGCGGCTGCTACGAGACGCCGGGCGGCACGCTGCTGTTCCACGCCCACAAGGCCGTCGAGTCGCTGACGCTCGACCGCCAGGTCCTGCAGCTCCGCGACGAGCTGGTGCCGAAGTACGCCGCGGCCGTCTACAACGGCTTCTGGTTCTCGCCCGAGCGCGAGGCGCTGCAGCGGCTCATGGACGACGTCCAGGCGCCCGTGACGGGCGAGGCGCGCCTGAGGCTCTACAAGGGCTCCGTCACGGTCACCGGCCGCCGGTCGCCCAACTCCCTCTACCGGCAGGACGTCGTCACGTTCGAGGAGGACGACGTCTACGACCAGGCCGACGCCGACGGCTTCATCAAGCTCAACGCCCTGCGCCTGCGCATCCGCACGCAGCTCGCCCAGGCGCGCTCCGCCGCCGCGTCAGCGGACGAGGCGGCGGAGGCCGCGCCGGTCGCCGAGGTCTCCTGA
- a CDS encoding GNAT family N-acetyltransferase yields the protein MPATAIWPREAGTARSSVRLREATPADAARLAELYAASGAPHQDAAEIRAWLARGGTLLVERVDGPVLAAVRWLPTEAGWRVERVTTRPEERGNGFGRWLMTKLEALAIRGNVPLLDLELDEEALLPYYRRLGYRQEGASPLRLTKRVGGVWQRQVAP from the coding sequence TTGCCCGCGACCGCGATCTGGCCGCGGGAGGCCGGCACCGCCCGCTCGTCGGTGAGGCTGAGGGAGGCCACCCCCGCCGACGCCGCGCGCCTCGCCGAGCTCTACGCCGCCTCCGGAGCGCCGCACCAGGACGCCGCCGAGATCAGGGCGTGGCTGGCGAGGGGCGGCACGCTCCTCGTGGAGCGGGTGGACGGCCCCGTGCTCGCCGCCGTGCGTTGGCTGCCGACCGAGGCCGGGTGGCGCGTGGAGCGCGTCACGACGCGCCCCGAGGAACGGGGCAACGGCTTCGGCCGCTGGCTGATGACGAAGCTGGAGGCGCTGGCGATACGGGGCAACGTCCCGCTCCTCGACCTCGAGCTCGACGAGGAGGCGCTCCTCCCCTACTACCGGCGCCTGGGCTACCGCCAGGAGGGCGCCTCGCCGCTGCGGCTCACGAAGCGCGTGGGCGGCGTCTGGCAGCGGCAGGTCGCGCCGTGA
- the argH gene encoding argininosuccinate lyase, translated as MTTKKGSTMWGGRFAEPTDELVRRVNASVGVDGAMVEEDVAGSLAHARMLTEQGILTAEEGRAIEEGLRGVLDDVRAGRLELSEEHEDVHMNVEHHLTARIGPVGGKLHTARSRNDQVATDMRLHLKRRGGAVIALIDELRAVLVDLAEEHLGVVMPGYTHLQVAQPVLLSHHLLAYFEMLGRDRGRMSDALARADESPLGAGALAGTTFPIDRRRTAELLGFARVARNSLDAVSDRDFVIETVAALAVLMMHLSRLSEELILWSSAEFGFVTLPDAYTTGSSMMPQKKNPDVCELVRGKTGRVYGALVGILTVMKGLPLAYDKDMQEDKQGLFDALDTAEDSLRLYVGMLPRVKFHERRMRQAAEGGFSNATDLADYLVRRGVPFREAHHVVGRLVALALDEGVGLSDLPLERMREADERIGEDVYEALSLESVVNARASFGGTATARVAEAIAAAKEELDRGS; from the coding sequence ATGACGACGAAGAAGGGCTCCACGATGTGGGGCGGCCGCTTCGCCGAGCCCACCGACGAGCTGGTCAGGCGCGTCAACGCCTCGGTGGGCGTCGACGGCGCCATGGTCGAGGAGGACGTCGCGGGCTCGCTCGCCCACGCGCGCATGCTCACCGAGCAGGGGATCCTCACGGCCGAGGAGGGCAGGGCCATCGAGGAGGGCCTCCGCGGGGTGCTGGACGACGTCAGGGCGGGCCGGCTCGAGCTCAGCGAGGAGCACGAGGACGTCCACATGAACGTCGAGCACCACCTGACGGCGCGCATCGGGCCGGTCGGCGGCAAGCTCCACACCGCGCGGAGCCGCAACGACCAGGTGGCGACGGACATGCGCCTCCACCTCAAGCGTCGCGGCGGGGCCGTGATCGCGCTCATCGACGAGCTGAGGGCCGTGCTCGTCGACCTGGCCGAGGAGCACCTCGGCGTCGTCATGCCCGGCTACACCCACCTGCAGGTCGCGCAGCCCGTGCTGCTCTCGCACCACCTGCTCGCCTACTTCGAGATGCTCGGCCGCGACAGGGGCAGGATGAGTGACGCCCTGGCGCGGGCCGACGAGTCGCCGCTGGGCGCGGGCGCCCTGGCCGGCACCACCTTCCCGATCGACAGGCGGCGCACCGCGGAGCTGCTCGGCTTCGCGCGCGTGGCCAGGAACTCGCTCGACGCCGTCTCGGACCGCGACTTCGTGATCGAGACGGTGGCGGCGCTGGCGGTGCTGATGATGCACCTCTCGCGCCTCAGCGAGGAGCTGATCCTCTGGTCGAGCGCCGAGTTCGGCTTCGTCACCCTGCCCGACGCCTACACCACGGGCAGCTCGATGATGCCGCAGAAGAAGAACCCCGACGTGTGCGAGCTGGTGAGGGGCAAGACCGGGCGCGTCTACGGCGCGCTCGTGGGCATCCTCACGGTGATGAAGGGCCTGCCGCTGGCCTACGACAAGGACATGCAGGAGGACAAGCAGGGTCTATTCGACGCCCTCGACACGGCCGAGGACTCCCTGCGGCTCTACGTGGGCATGCTGCCGCGCGTGAAGTTCCACGAGCGGCGCATGCGCCAGGCCGCCGAGGGCGGCTTCTCGAACGCCACCGACCTCGCTGACTACCTCGTCCGCCGGGGCGTGCCCTTCCGGGAGGCGCACCACGTCGTGGGCAGGCTCGTGGCGCTGGCCCTGGACGAGGGCGTGGGCCTCTCGGACCTCCCGCTGGAGAGGATGCGCGAGGCGGACGAGCGCATCGGCGAGGACGTGTACGAGGCGCTGAGCCTGGAGAGCGTGGTGAACGCGCGCGCCAGCTTCGGCGGCACGGCGACGGCGCGCGTCGCTGAGGCCATCGCCGCCGCCAAGGAGGAGCTGGACCGTGGCTCTTGA
- a CDS encoding N-acetyltransferase, translated as MALETLQPPPAAEGASVSVRHARAEDVPLIFENIGYWASQGRMLVRPMQNIFENLRDFFVAEIETEGGRRFAGNGALHILWGDIAEVRGLAVAPEVRARGVGRALVAACEQEARRVGIPVLFAWTYEVEFFQRCGFTLIDKTRDLHPRVWSECLRCPFYVGCNENGVVKRLEGVPMPANLPEPPPAQVPPGIR; from the coding sequence GTGGCTCTTGAGACCTTGCAGCCGCCCCCGGCGGCGGAGGGCGCGTCCGTGTCCGTCAGGCACGCGCGCGCCGAGGACGTGCCGCTGATCTTCGAGAACATCGGCTACTGGGCGAGCCAGGGGCGCATGCTCGTGCGGCCCATGCAGAACATCTTCGAGAACCTCCGCGACTTCTTCGTCGCCGAGATCGAGACGGAAGGGGGCAGGCGCTTCGCCGGCAACGGCGCCCTGCACATCCTGTGGGGCGACATCGCCGAGGTGCGCGGCCTCGCCGTGGCGCCCGAGGTGCGCGCCCGCGGCGTGGGCAGGGCCCTCGTGGCGGCGTGCGAGCAGGAGGCCAGGCGCGTGGGCATCCCGGTGCTCTTCGCCTGGACCTACGAGGTCGAGTTCTTCCAGCGCTGCGGCTTCACGCTGATCGACAAGACCCGCGACCTCCACCCGCGCGTGTGGTCGGAGTGCCTGCGCTGCCCGTTCTACGTGGGCTGCAACGAGAACGGCGTGGTCAAGCGCCTCGAGGGCGTGCCGATGCCGGCCAACCTGCCGGAGCCCCCGCCGGCGCAGGTGCCGCCGGGCATCCGCTGA
- the ansA gene encoding asparaginase, translating to MTRKRVLLAHTGGTVGMRRGPGGYEPAPGHLAGLLAGLPELSAPELPETQLIEFDPLLDSADMAPSDWLRVARLIASRYAEFDGFVVLHGTDTLAYTAAALSFLLEGLGKPVVVTGSQLPLGEVRSDARDNLVGALLVAAAGAIREVSVCFGGLVMRGNRVTKVSSTGFAAFDSPNHPPLARLGVTIEPGPAAPRPPQDGPLRVADLAPVSVAALRLFPGITPDLVANVLRPPLAGLVLETYGAGNAPGRDPALLEAIAAAVERGVVVVNTTQCLRGGVDMDGYATGSALRRVGVVSGADMTPEAALAKLIWLLGQGLEPALVRELAARDLRGELTA from the coding sequence ATGACCCGCAAGAGGGTGCTGCTCGCCCACACCGGCGGCACCGTAGGCATGCGCCGCGGACCGGGCGGCTACGAGCCGGCCCCGGGCCACCTGGCCGGCCTGCTCGCCGGGCTGCCCGAGCTCTCAGCGCCCGAGCTGCCGGAGACGCAGCTCATAGAGTTCGACCCGCTGCTCGACTCCGCCGACATGGCGCCGAGCGACTGGCTGCGCGTGGCGCGGCTCATCGCGAGCCGCTACGCGGAGTTCGACGGTTTCGTCGTCCTCCACGGCACCGACACGCTGGCCTACACCGCCGCGGCCCTCTCTTTCCTGCTCGAGGGCTTGGGCAAGCCGGTGGTCGTCACCGGCTCGCAGCTGCCCCTCGGCGAGGTGAGGAGCGACGCCCGCGACAACCTCGTCGGCGCCCTGCTCGTCGCCGCCGCCGGCGCCATCCGCGAGGTGAGTGTCTGCTTCGGCGGGCTGGTGATGCGCGGCAACCGCGTGACCAAGGTCTCGTCCACGGGCTTCGCGGCGTTCGACTCCCCCAACCACCCGCCGCTCGCCCGTCTGGGCGTGACGATCGAGCCGGGCCCGGCCGCGCCTCGTCCGCCGCAGGACGGCCCTCTGCGCGTGGCGGACCTCGCCCCGGTGAGCGTCGCGGCGCTGCGGCTCTTCCCCGGCATCACGCCGGACCTGGTCGCGAACGTCCTCAGGCCGCCGCTCGCCGGCCTGGTGCTGGAAACTTACGGCGCCGGCAACGCGCCCGGTCGAGACCCCGCGCTCCTCGAGGCCATCGCTGCGGCCGTGGAGCGCGGGGTCGTCGTCGTGAACACCACCCAGTGCCTGCGCGGCGGCGTGGACATGGACGGCTACGCCACGGGCTCGGCGCTGCGCCGCGTCGGCGTCGTCTCCGGCGCCGACATGACGCCGGAGGCGGCCCTCGCCAAGCTGATCTGGCTCCTGGGGCAAGGCCTGGAGCCGGCGCTGGTGAGGGAGCTCGCCGCCCGCGACCTGCGCGGGGAGCTGACGGCGTGA
- a CDS encoding VanZ family protein yields MRGDDDHGARPTRPAAGTPAPRGARPQRTRRRLGWSLAVLWAAFIFWQSSTPDAGGMLDWLPPGSDKVAHAVAFLVLAGLLTLATGRPLVAAALAVLYGASDEVHQAFVPGRSSDALDLVADTAGAALGAWLVARALRRRGRGAV; encoded by the coding sequence GTGAGGGGCGACGACGACCACGGGGCGCGCCCGACGCGCCCGGCCGCCGGCACCCCGGCGCCGCGCGGCGCACGCCCCCAGCGGACGCGCCGCCGCCTGGGCTGGTCCCTGGCTGTGCTGTGGGCGGCCTTCATCTTCTGGCAGTCGAGCACGCCTGACGCCGGCGGGATGCTCGACTGGCTGCCGCCCGGCTCGGACAAGGTCGCCCACGCCGTCGCGTTCCTGGTCCTCGCCGGCCTGCTCACGCTGGCGACGGGCAGGCCGCTCGTCGCGGCCGCGCTGGCGGTCCTCTACGGCGCCAGCGACGAGGTCCACCAGGCGTTCGTGCCGGGCCGGAGCAGCGACGCCCTCGACCTCGTCGCCGACACGGCGGGCGCCGCCCTGGGCGCCTGGCTCGTGGCCCGGGCCCTGCGCCGGCGGGGGCGCGGAGCGGTCTGA
- the proC gene encoding pyrroline-5-carboxylate reductase, with product MTSGGHAPDLKLVIVGAGRMGGAVLQGALGAGVIAPDEVAIYHPNERRGAELSERHGVAYVGDAGITRAEYVLLAVKPQSFPRVAPLVARRDAGFISLMAGVPARRIAERVGSRRVIRAMPNLGASLGVSATALAALPEARPEDVSVARSLFGAVGSVYDLREEQFDAFTGMAGSGPAYAAVVAEALADGGVRVGLDRTLARDLARQVLLAAARLLETRHPSELKDEVSSAGGTAIAGVRTLERHRLRFALIDAVEEATKRAGELSQEEP from the coding sequence GTGACCTCCGGCGGGCACGCCCCCGACCTCAAGCTCGTCATCGTCGGCGCCGGCCGCATGGGCGGTGCCGTGCTGCAGGGCGCCCTCGGCGCCGGCGTCATCGCGCCGGACGAGGTGGCCATCTACCACCCCAACGAGCGGCGCGGCGCCGAGCTCTCCGAGCGGCACGGCGTGGCGTACGTGGGCGACGCGGGCATCACGCGCGCCGAGTACGTGCTGCTCGCCGTCAAGCCGCAGTCGTTCCCGCGCGTGGCGCCCCTCGTGGCGCGCCGCGACGCCGGCTTCATATCGCTGATGGCGGGCGTGCCCGCGCGCCGCATCGCCGAGCGCGTCGGCAGCCGCCGCGTGATAAGGGCGATGCCGAACCTCGGGGCCAGCCTGGGCGTGAGCGCCACGGCGCTGGCGGCGCTGCCGGAGGCGCGGCCCGAGGACGTCAGCGTGGCCAGGAGCCTCTTCGGCGCCGTGGGCAGCGTCTACGACCTGCGCGAGGAGCAGTTCGACGCCTTCACCGGCATGGCCGGCTCCGGCCCGGCCTACGCCGCCGTCGTGGCCGAGGCCCTCGCCGACGGCGGCGTGCGGGTCGGTCTCGACAGGACGCTGGCGCGGGACCTGGCCAGGCAGGTGCTGCTCGCCGCCGCCAGGCTGCTCGAGACCCGCCACCCGAGCGAGCTGAAGGACGAGGTGTCGTCGGCGGGGGGCACGGCGATCGCCGGCGTGCGCACGCTCGAGCGTCACCGCCTGCGCTTCGCCCTCATCGACGCCGTCGAGGAGGCCACCAAGCGCGCCGGCGAGCTCAGCCAGGAGGAGCCATGA
- the tgt gene encoding tRNA guanosine(34) transglycosylase Tgt translates to MPARDSPSATPSEAEEQVRGEFGFEVVLRRGRARLGVLTTPHGAVRTPAFVAVGTQATVKSVAPEAVIATGTQLVFANTYHLYLRPGAEVVAAHGGLHRFMNFPRPVLTDSGGFQVFSLGASIEHGVGKVASIFPDESTRAPQKVGEGLVKVGEDGVVFRSHIDGSTHLFTPERSIELQRQLGADIVLAFDECTSPLHDEAYTAASMERTHRWAERSLEAFSSSRPLHGYRQALFGIVQGGAFRSLRERSAAFVSALPFDGIAVGGNLGKGHEEMNLVLDWTEPLLPIEKPRHLLGIGDVAGVFAAVERGMDTFDCVMPTRSARAGALLTFAGEEESAKRGVNARHRINIYNARFARDLRPVEEGCDCYTCAHYTRAYLRHLFKAGEQLGQQLATIHNLRFMARLMDRIREALAADRLAALRREVLGE, encoded by the coding sequence GTGCCGGCGCGAGACTCTCCCTCAGCGACGCCTTCCGAGGCCGAGGAGCAGGTCCGCGGCGAGTTCGGGTTCGAGGTCGTCCTCCGCCGCGGGCGAGCGCGCCTCGGCGTGCTGACCACGCCGCACGGCGCGGTGCGGACGCCGGCCTTCGTCGCGGTGGGCACGCAGGCGACCGTGAAGAGCGTGGCGCCCGAGGCCGTGATCGCGACGGGCACGCAGCTCGTGTTCGCGAACACCTACCACCTCTACCTGCGGCCCGGCGCCGAGGTCGTCGCGGCGCACGGCGGCCTCCACAGGTTCATGAACTTCCCGCGGCCCGTCCTCACCGACTCCGGCGGCTTCCAGGTCTTCTCGCTCGGCGCCTCGATCGAGCACGGGGTCGGCAAGGTCGCGAGCATCTTCCCCGACGAGTCGACGCGGGCCCCGCAGAAGGTCGGTGAAGGTCTGGTGAAGGTCGGCGAGGACGGGGTGGTGTTCCGCAGCCACATCGACGGCTCGACGCACCTGTTCACGCCCGAGCGCTCGATCGAGCTGCAGCGGCAGCTCGGCGCTGACATCGTGCTGGCCTTCGACGAGTGCACGAGCCCGCTGCACGACGAAGCCTACACCGCGGCCTCGATGGAGCGCACGCACCGCTGGGCCGAGCGCAGCCTCGAGGCGTTCAGCTCCTCCAGACCGCTGCACGGCTACCGGCAGGCGCTCTTCGGCATCGTCCAGGGCGGCGCGTTCCGGTCGCTACGGGAGCGCAGCGCGGCCTTCGTCTCCGCGCTGCCTTTCGACGGCATCGCCGTGGGGGGCAACCTCGGCAAGGGCCACGAGGAGATGAACCTGGTGCTCGACTGGACGGAGCCGCTGCTGCCGATTGAGAAGCCGCGCCACCTGCTCGGCATCGGGGACGTGGCCGGCGTGTTCGCGGCGGTCGAGAGGGGCATGGACACCTTCGACTGCGTGATGCCCACGCGCAGCGCCCGCGCCGGCGCCCTCCTGACCTTCGCCGGCGAGGAGGAGAGCGCGAAGCGCGGCGTGAACGCCCGCCACCGCATCAACATCTACAACGCGCGCTTCGCCCGCGACCTGCGGCCCGTGGAGGAGGGCTGCGACTGCTACACGTGCGCGCACTACACGCGCGCCTACCTGCGGCACCTGTTCAAGGCCGGCGAGCAGCTCGGCCAGCAGCTCGCGACGATCCACAACCTTAGGTTCATGGCGCGGCTCATGGACCGCATCAGGGAAGCCCTGGCCGCGGACCGCCTCGCCGCGCTGCGGCGCGAGGTGCTGGGCGAGTGA
- a CDS encoding glycosyl hydrolase has product MSVFTPHLPANGVRRSSLLRLLLAAAFALVGTACANPDNAPESAYDEGEPAVIDHAALPLAQRVMVGAFTYGGVWQGMGPVLDLEAELGRRLDVVHWFTNWRNEAYPEMVMAVAEAGRYPLISWQPHDVDVRDIAAGKLDDYIRSWARDLAGTGVTVYLRPFPEMNGEWVSWNGDPAGLVAAWRHMAALFEEEGATNVRWVFSPNVTDEPRVASNRMELYYPGDDVVDVLALDGYNWGTTRPWTEWRAFEEVFASGYARITALGPQPVWFAELASSTEGGDKAGWVQSMLDSTAFARLEAIVWFDEHKEADWRMVADPRVADAFRAGLTRADIAAR; this is encoded by the coding sequence ATGAGCGTCTTCACACCGCACCTCCCCGCGAACGGTGTCCGGCGGTCGTCCCTCCTTCGCCTGCTCCTCGCGGCCGCCTTCGCACTGGTCGGCACCGCCTGCGCGAACCCCGACAACGCCCCGGAGAGCGCCTACGACGAGGGCGAGCCCGCGGTGATCGACCACGCCGCCCTGCCCCTGGCCCAGCGCGTGATGGTGGGGGCGTTCACCTACGGCGGCGTCTGGCAGGGCATGGGGCCCGTGCTCGACCTCGAGGCCGAGCTGGGCCGGCGCCTCGACGTCGTCCACTGGTTCACGAACTGGCGCAACGAGGCCTACCCCGAGATGGTCATGGCGGTGGCGGAGGCGGGCAGGTACCCGCTGATCTCCTGGCAGCCGCACGACGTCGACGTCAGGGACATCGCCGCCGGGAAGCTCGACGACTACATCCGCTCCTGGGCGCGCGACCTCGCCGGCACCGGCGTCACCGTCTACCTGCGGCCGTTCCCCGAGATGAACGGCGAGTGGGTGAGCTGGAACGGCGACCCCGCGGGCCTCGTCGCCGCCTGGCGGCACATGGCCGCGCTCTTCGAGGAGGAGGGCGCCACCAACGTCCGCTGGGTCTTCAGCCCCAACGTCACCGACGAGCCGCGCGTGGCCTCGAACCGCATGGAGCTCTACTACCCGGGCGACGACGTCGTGGACGTCCTCGCGCTCGACGGCTACAACTGGGGCACCACGCGCCCCTGGACCGAGTGGCGGGCGTTCGAGGAGGTCTTCGCCTCCGGCTACGCGCGCATCACCGCGCTCGGCCCCCAGCCGGTGTGGTTCGCCGAGCTCGCCAGCTCCACCGAGGGCGGCGACAAGGCGGGCTGGGTGCAGTCCATGCTCGACTCCACGGCGTTCGCGCGCCTCGAGGCCATCGTCTGGTTCGACGAGCACAAGGAGGCCGACTGGCGCATGGTCGCGGACCCGCGCGTCGCCGACGCCTTCCGCGCCGGCCTGACGCGCGCCGACATCGCGGCGCGCTGA
- a CDS encoding PQQ-dependent sugar dehydrogenase → MRRHLPLFLPVSLALLTVTAAAQPAYGLDVLYEGLEKPVSVLALEGGGLLLSSLDGRVYLLEDGGVRPQTVLDVTPRVTALQGEQGFYGVALEPEGAARGRPRWLVAAYSERDTGDLIVSAFPYDDEAHVADTTAERDLLRVDVPEPFHYAGHVSFGPDGMLWVSVGNGERSPAYLRVRPYSSQDLSTLRGKLLRLDLSGAAPGEPYAVPPDNPFVGQPGARPEIYAYGFRNPWKFSFHPETGEVLLEDVGEDRWEEVNVVRRGGDHGWPAREGRECLAYPDAPGLVEPRCEDLDQVPPLHVYGHLAIDPAGGQAATGGVVVRDPELPELAGRYLFADFVTGRVWALDLETGAAEELLDTDLPITELAEGPHGEVLVAEINGTLSRLVRRP, encoded by the coding sequence TTGAGACGCCATCTCCCACTCTTCCTGCCGGTCTCGCTCGCGCTCCTCACAGTCACGGCCGCGGCCCAGCCCGCCTACGGGCTCGACGTCCTCTACGAGGGCCTCGAGAAGCCCGTCTCCGTGCTCGCGCTCGAGGGCGGCGGGCTCCTCCTCTCCTCCCTCGACGGACGCGTCTACCTGCTCGAGGACGGCGGGGTGCGCCCGCAGACGGTCCTCGACGTCACGCCCCGCGTCACCGCGCTGCAGGGAGAGCAGGGCTTCTACGGGGTCGCTCTCGAGCCGGAGGGCGCCGCCAGGGGCAGGCCCCGCTGGCTGGTGGCGGCCTACTCCGAGCGCGACACCGGCGACCTGATCGTCTCCGCGTTCCCCTACGACGACGAGGCCCACGTCGCGGACACGACCGCCGAGCGCGACCTCCTGCGCGTCGACGTGCCCGAGCCCTTCCACTACGCGGGGCACGTGAGCTTCGGCCCCGACGGCATGCTGTGGGTCAGCGTCGGCAACGGCGAGCGCTCGCCCGCGTACCTGCGCGTCCGCCCCTACTCCTCGCAGGACCTGTCGACGCTGCGCGGGAAGCTGCTGCGCCTCGACCTCTCCGGCGCCGCCCCGGGCGAGCCTTACGCCGTCCCCCCCGACAACCCGTTCGTGGGCCAGCCGGGCGCGCGGCCCGAGATCTACGCGTACGGCTTCCGGAACCCCTGGAAGTTCTCGTTCCACCCCGAGACCGGCGAGGTGCTGCTCGAGGACGTCGGCGAGGACCGCTGGGAGGAGGTCAACGTGGTACGCCGCGGCGGCGACCACGGCTGGCCGGCGCGCGAGGGCCGCGAGTGCCTGGCGTACCCCGACGCCCCCGGCCTGGTGGAGCCGCGCTGCGAGGATCTCGACCAGGTGCCTCCCCTCCACGTCTACGGGCACCTCGCCATCGACCCCGCGGGCGGCCAGGCCGCGACCGGCGGCGTCGTGGTGCGGGACCCCGAGCTGCCCGAGCTGGCGGGTCGCTACCTGTTCGCCGACTTCGTGACCGGGCGCGTCTGGGCGCTCGACCTCGAGACCGGGGCGGCCGAGGAGCTGCTCGACACCGACCTACCCATCACCGAGCTGGCCGAGGGGCCGCACGGCGAGGTGCTCGTCGCCGAGATCAACGGGACGCTGTCCCGGCTGGTGCGACGGCCCTGA